In the Symphalangus syndactylus isolate Jambi chromosome 17, NHGRI_mSymSyn1-v2.1_pri, whole genome shotgun sequence genome, GCACAGCCTCTGCTCATGTACTGGCTCACCTTCCACCTGGTGCGGTGAGCGCGCCCGCTGAACctcccgctgctgctgctgctgctgctgctgctgggggccACTGTGGCCGCCGGACTCATCTCCTGCCTGCAGGCCCCAGGGTCCACCCTGTCTGGCCACAGGCACCGCCTCCATCCCATGTCCCGCCCAGCCCCGCCCCCAACCCAAGGTGCTGAATGATCTCCAGCTGCACAGGCCACCGCCCCAGGGCGTGGCCACTGTTACAGAAACAATAAACCCTGATGGGCATGGCGTGGGCAGCCTCTCCTTGGCCGCGCGCACGAACGGGCGGgcccagtcctgggcagggggcagggagcTGGGGACGGGCCAAAGCAGCAGTcgcagaaggcagagaggaaggTTTAATGAGCCCTGTCCAGGGCCCTTCAGTGGGAAGCCTCCTTCTTCTTGCCCTTCTCCTTCTTCACTTTGGGCTTCTTGGCCTTGCCCGGGGTGCTCTCGTGCTGCTTGGAGCCAGCAGCGTGGGGCTGTGGGGCCGAGGGCAGGGATGGGAGAGAAGAGATGGTTCTGGGCTGGAAGCGAGACAGGGGGACCGCTCCGCGCACCCTCCCCGCCAGCCCCAGCGCTGGGACGCCTCTCTGGGGTGCAGGGCACGTGCTTGGGGACGCTGGCGAGAGCCCCTTACCTTCACATCCGTGTCCGAGTCGCTGGAGCTGCTGCTGGAATCGGAAGAGCTGTGGTGTCCTTGCTGGATGGAGGTGCGGCAGTGAGGCGGCGCCCCTTATTCAGCCCCCGAAgttggaagaccaaggcaggacCCTGGGGTCAGGGGCAACCCCACCGTTCCCGCCCCTCCGCAGCCGGTGATGAGGCGACTTACCTTTGGACCCGGACCTGCCCCTGCCTCCGACCGGCCCTGAACTTTGTGGGGACTGAGCTTGGGGTCTCCCCCATGGCCCGCCCCCACACCGGGCTTCTGGGAGGTGGGCTCCAGGGCTGTGGAGAGAAGTTGGGTGGTTGGTGCAGGCAGCTTCTGGGCTTGGGTCCGGCCCCCCGCACCTCCAATCCAAACTCCCCAGGAACTCACCTGCTCCGAGGTCGAACTCCATAGCGGTGAGAGAAGTGTCCCAAGGCCAAGGGCACCTGGGCCCTGCAGAGGAGCCGAGCAGGAGGAGGAGCGCTGAGACCTGCCCGTTGGAGGAATGCTGAGACGCCCCACCCAACCTCTGTCCTGGTCCTCAGCCCTGACTCACTGCCCGGCACCACCCAGCATTTCCTCTGTGAAAAGTGGGGGGAGACGGACAGGTGACTGCCTCTGCCAGCCTTGGTGCCTGAGGGGAGGCCGACTGAGGGGGGCTCTGTGGATGGCATTCAGGGAGCTACAGGTTTCCCCCAAAAGCTCAGATGCTGGTTCTTGAAAAGGGAGGTGCTGCCCCTGCCTTCCTGCATACCGCGACAATACAGCCTCCTCCGCGGCGCTTTAACACGCAGGGCGCTGCTGCCAGGGGCGTCCCGTGTTCTAACTCGCTCCCACAGCCCCTCCGGCTTGGTGAGCAGCGTCCGAGGGGTGAAGGGCATAGACTTGGAGCCAGCCTGCTGCACTAGATGCCAGCTGAGTCACTTAGCAGCAGGGTGACCTCAGCAAAGTTGCTttacctctgtgcctcagtttcctcatctgtaaataacAGCTACCCATGGGATTGATGTGAGAGTCAGATGAGTTAATTTCCTAGAATGGTGTCTGGCATGAAGTACTGATAAtgtgttggttttttaaaaaataaaaggtaggtGTTTtgggccagtcgtggtggctcacgcttgtaatcccagcactttgggaggccgaggcaagtagatcacctgaggtcaggagttcaagaccagcctggccaacatggtgaaaccccgtctgtactaaaaatacaaaaattagctgggcgtggtggcgcacgcctgtaatcccggctgctctggaggctgaggcacgagaatcacttgaacccgggaggcagaggtttcagtgagccaagatcgcaccactgcactccagcctgggcgacacagtgagactccgtctcaacaaagaaaaaaatatatagatataaaagataagtgtcaggccaggcatggtggctcacgcccagcactttgggaggccaaggcaggtggatcacctgaggtcaggagttggagaccagcctggccaacatggtgaaaccctgtctctgctaaaaatacaaaatttagccaggcatggtggcaggtgcctgtagtcccagctacttgggaggctgagccaggataatcacttgaacccgggaggaagaggttgcagtgagccaagattgcgccattgcactctagcctgggtgatagagcgaggctccatctcaaacaaacaaacaaacaaaaaaaagacaagtgtCTTAATCAGtgtgggctgctgtaacagataTAGAGAGGGTGGCTTCAACAGGAAACACAGTTCTCAcggtcctggaggctggaagtctgagatgcGGGTGTTGGTAGATCTGGTGTCAGGAGCGCCGCTTCCTGGCTCGTTGACAGCCACCTTCTCTCTGCCTCCCCGCATGGCCCAGAGCAAGATCATTTCATATTGTGTCCCTTTCTATAAGGGCACAAATCCCATTAATAAGGGCTCCACCGGCATCACCTGATGACCTCCCAGAGGtcctacctccaaataccatcactcGGCTTCAGCACAGGAGTTTGgggaagacacaaacattcaacccCTACTGTTCCAACCCCTACTTCACAGACGAGAAAACTGAGGAAGTAGGTAAGAAGACGAGGGGCAAACATATagcatgggccaggtgcagtggttcatgcctgtaatcctagcactttgggagggaagcaaggcaggaggatcacttgagcctaagagtttgagatcagcctgggcaacatactgagaccatCTCTACGTAaaattaaaacttagccaggcatggtggctctcgcctgtagttccagctacttgagaggctgaggcaggaggatcacttgagcctgggaagtccaggctgcagtaagctgtgactgagccactgcactccagcctgggtgacagagcaagaccttgtctcaaaacacacaaacgggccgagcacagtggctcacacctgtaattcccagcattttgggaggctgaggcgggagggtcacttgaggtcaggagttcgagaccagcctggccaacatggtgaaaaatacaaaaattcactgatcacggtggcatgtgcctataatcccagctactcgggagattgagggttgagaattacttgaacccaggaggcagaggttgcagtgagctgagattgtgccactgcactccagcctgcgtgacagagcgagacaccatcatacacacacacacacacacacacacacacacacgtagtctAGTTCTAGTCTGTTCATTCTATATATGtagttcaaacccaggcagtgtaGCTTGATTCCAAGGCTTGGCCTGGCCCCTCTGTCTCACCCTCTTGGGAGCTCTCAGAGGAATAAGCAACCAGCTGGGCCCAGCTTTCTCTCCCCTGGGCTGGGTTCAGGTCGGGCTAGGGTAGAAACTGGAGCCTGAGTCATCTGCTCCTACCTCTGTGAGGCGAGATGTCTTTGGCATCCCtctccagcccagccctgcccccagcAACTGGGCTGCCTGCACCTGCAGGGAGTGGGCATCTAGGAGCAGGTGGCTGAGGCCTGGGCATGGTAATGAGCATGCAGCTCATGCCCTTGTACACTCAGGTGTCTGCTCACATGTCCATTCCTCAGAGGCGCCTGGCTCGGCTGCCAGCAACTCAGCGGCATTGCTCCATCCCCTTTCCCCGGCTTGACGTCCAGCATAGCCTGTGCCTGCCACCATCTGCAGTTACCTTTCTTCACATTCACTTATTCAgcatgtatttattgagcacctactatgtctcCAGCACACTTCAAGACCTGGggatggccaggcatagtggctcatgcctgtaatcccagcactttgggaggccgaggtgggtggatggcttgagctcaggagtttgagaccagcctgggcaacatggcaaaaccctgtctctatttaaaaaaaaaagaaaaaaattgttaaaggaggagctgaaaataaataaatacaaattaattttttaaaaaagtggccaggtgcagtggctcacgcctgtaatcccagcactttgggaggctaaggcaggcggatcacctgaggttaggagttcgagaccagcctggccaacatggtcaaaccccgtctctactaaaaaaaaatacaaaaattagccgggcatggtggcgtgcacctgtaatcccagctacttggtgtggggaaaagaaggagagatcagattgttactgtgtctgtgtagaaagaagtagacataggagactccattttgttctgtactaagaaaaattcttctgccttgagatgctgttaatctataaccttacccccaaccctgtgctctctgaaacatgtgctgtgtcaactcagggttaaatggattaagggctgtgcaagatgtgctttgttaaacagatgcttgaaggcagcatgctcgttaagagtcatcaccactccctaatctcaagtacccagggacacaaacactgcggaaggccgcagggacctctgcctaggaaagccaggtattgtccaaggtttctccccatgtgatagtctgaaatatggcctcgtgggaagggaaagacctgaccgtcccccagcccgacacccgtaaaggatctgtgctgaggaggattagtataagaggaaggaacgcctctttgcagttgagacaagaggaaggcatctgtctcctgcccatccctgggcaatggaatgtctcagtataaaaccggattgtatgttccatctactgagataggggaaaaccgccttagggctggaggtgggacatgcgggcagcaatactgctctgtaaggcattgagatgtttatgtgtatgcatatctaaagcacagcacttgattctttaccttgtctatgatgcagagacctttgttcacgtgtttacctgctgaccttctctccactattatcctacgACCCTGCCACATCCGCCTCTccgagaaacacccaagaatgatcaataaatactaagggaactcagaggccagtGGGATCCTCCGTGTGCTGAACGCTGGTCCCTTGggcccctttttctttctctatactttgcctctgtgtctctttcttttccaagtctctcgttccacctaacgaaaaacacccacaggtgtggaggggcaacccaccccttcacttgggaggctgaggcaggagaattgcttgaacccaggaggcggaggttgcagtgagccaagatcgcactgctgtactccagcctgggcagcagagcaagaatccatctcaaaaaaaaaaaaaaaaaaaaaaaaaaaaagctaggggtacagaggttaaaaaaaaaaaaaaatcagcaaaaatcTAGCCTCATAGAATTGACATCCTAGTCAGGGAAACAAAGTCAAATGTATAGCATGGtagaaaaaaaactggaaacaaatcccagcactttgggaggcttaggtgggaggatcacttgagcccagtagttcaagaccaacctgggcaatacagggagatcctgtctcaagaaaaaagaaaactggaaacaaattaAGTCTTCATCAACTGGTGAGTGGATAGAAAATGTAGtatgtgggccgggtgcagtggctcacgcctgtaatcccagcactttaggaggccgaggcgggcgggtcacgaggtcaggagatcgagaccatcctggccaacttagtgaaaccctgtctctactaaaaatacaaaaaaattagccgggcgtggtggcaaggcgcctgtagtcccagctactcgggagactgaggcaggagaatggcgttaacccaggaggtggggcttgcagtgagccaagatcacgccactgcactccagcctgggtgatgagcgagactccgtctcaaaaaaaaaaaaaaagaaaaaaaaagagaaaatgtaatatgtggccgggcacggtggctcacacctgtattctcagcactttgggaggccaaggcaggtggatcacttgaggtcaggagttccagaccagcctggccaacatggtgaaactccatctctactaaaaacacaaaaatggtcaggcgcagtggtccacgcctgtaatcccagcactttgggaggccaaggcgggcagatcacgaggtatggagttcgagaccagtctggccagcatggtgaaacctcttctctactaaaaatacaaaaattagctgggcgtggtggtgtgtgcctgtagtcacagctacttgggaggctgaggcaggagaattgcttgaacctgtgggggcagaggttgcagtgagccgagatcacgccgctgcactccagcctgggcgacagagtgagactccatctcaaaaaataaaaatacaaaatacaaatacaaaaattagctaggtgtggtggcacatacttgtaatcctagctacttgggaggatgaggcaggaggatcacttgaacccaggaggtggaggttgcagtgagctgagatcgcaccactatactccagcctgggcaacatagtgagactctgtctgaaaaagaaagaaaaaagaaaatgtagcacgtctatacaatggaatagtgTTCAGCAACAGCAAGCAGCAAACTCCTGACATAGGCTATGCCACGGACTTTAATCATGTGCTAGGTGAAACACGCCAGACACAAGAGGCAATGTATATTGTATGACACCCTTTATATGAAATTTTCAGGAAAGGCAATTATAGAGACAGGGTGGATTAGTGGTTGCTGGGAGCTGAGGGTAGGAACAGGGAGGGGTCTTATTGAAGACAGGAAAGTGTTTTAGATGTTTTAGAACTGATTTATGGTAATAATTGCACTATTTggtaaagttatttaaaatctcTGAGGGCTggacacgatggctcatgcctgtaatcccagcactgtgggaggccgaggtgggaggatcacttcagaccagagtttgagaccagcctagccaacatagtgagacctcatctctaaaaaaaaaaaaaaaaaaattagctgggcgtagtggcacctgcctttggtcccagctacttgggaagctgaggcagaaggactgcttgagcccagaagttcaaggctgcagtgagctatgatcgtgccactgcactccagactgggcaatggagcaagaccctgcctcaaaaaaataaattttaaaaatcacctagTTGTATATTTGAAATGGGTGAGTTTTGTACAACTTATACCACAAtaaaagcctgtaatcccagtactttgggaggccaaggtgggaggactgcttaatcccaggagtttgagaccagcctaggcaacatagtgagatgccatctctacaaaaatttaaaaattagccaggtgtggtggcccatgcctgtagtctcagctactcgggaggctgaggcaggagaatcgcttgagcccaggagatctaggcagcagtgagctgagattgcatcactgcactccagcatgggtgacagagtgagacacactGTCCCTataaaaaataaggctgggcacggtggctcacacctgtaatcccagcactttgggaggccgagatgggtggatcacgaggtcaggagatcgagaccatcctggctaacacagtgaaaccccatctctactaaaaatacaaaaaattagccgggcttggtggcaggcgcctgtagtcccagctactcgggaggctgaggcaggagaatggcgtgaacccgggaggtggagcttgcagtgagcggagatcgcgccacggcactccggcctgggcgacagagcgagattctgtctcaaaataaataaataaataaataataaagtaaaaaaattaaaaagacctgaagacaggccaggtgcagtggctcatgcctgtaatctcagcactttgggagaccaaggcaggcagtcaagagttcaagaccaacctggccaacatggtgaaaccctgtctctactaaaaatacaaaaattagctgggcatggtggtgggcgcctataatcccagctactcgggaggaggctgaggcaggagaatcatttgaacgtgggaggcggaggttgcagtgaactgagatcatgccattgcactccagcctgggcaacagggcaagactcaaaaaaaaaaaaaaaaaaaaaaaaagacctgaagaCAAGCAGGCAAGCAACGCAAGCATATAGAGGAAGAGGGAAGTGCAAATGCAAAGGTCCCTGAGGCAGGAATGTGCCTGTGTCTGAGGAGCTGCGCTGAGGTCAGAGTGGCAGAGAGAGTGGAAGGAGAGAGGCAGatgagggagaggggaggagaggcaggTGGCGGGCGTGGACTTGTAAATCAAAGACCTTTGCTCTTTACCCTGAGTGTGACTGGGAGATGAGCAATGATTGTGGCTTTGCCTGCAACTGGACGCAGGATATGAGAGAAAGTGTCCGTCTCTCGAGGCAGAGTGCGCATTCCAtgagagtgagaactcatctGCTTTGTGCACCACCCAGAACGGTGTGACTCAGAGGTGCTGCTCGCCATGCCTTAGTGAACAGGTGGCATCTCCTGCTGCCAGGTACTGTACTAAGGGCGAGTCACCACCGACACAGAGGGGCTGCAAGTTTGGGTCCTGGAGGTCAGTCGCTCTACCGCTTACTGCTTTGTGGAGAAATCAGCTAGCCACTCTGGACTACTGTTTCCTCCTATGTAAAAAGGAAAACTTATCTCATGTAGGAAATGGTTTTGCACAGAACCTGCCTGGCACAAGTTAAACTGATGCTCAATCaatgttagtttttgttttcttcttcaattttttttttttttg is a window encoding:
- the C17H19orf33 gene encoding immortalization up-regulated protein, translated to MEFDLGAALEPTSQKPGVGAGHGGDPKLSPHKVQGRSEAGAGPGPKQGHHSSSDSSSSSSDSDTDVKPHAAGSKQHESTPGKAKKPKVKKEKGKKKEASH